In Mycoplasmopsis californica, one genomic interval encodes:
- a CDS encoding MSC_0619 family F1-like ATPase alpha subunit: MNNSINLKNPVISSIFDYMVEVVGVFNYSQNQMFIAKNKPHIKFILINAHRDKAVLLSSDQDGELSVGDELQLLDTNINVFTSSSYFGKVIDVAGNIVLPVAKEKPKFSPFDKSTPIFRLAHDLMSVKTLDQQLYTGLNAIDLLIPIGKGQRELIIGDRQTGKTHIALNTIINQANKNVKCIYVAIGQKREQIAAIYSTLEKYNALQNTIIIDAFATSTYDQYLAPYVGMAHAENLSENEDVLIVFDDLTKHANVIREMALLSDAPVGKEAMPGNIFFAHSQLLERSGSFIGRKTITALPILQTIDGDITSLISSNIISITDGQIVTSADLFSAGKLPAINIDLSVSRTGSSVQNRTITKVAGEIGKIFRKYKRHLKLANLDYEFNAETSALLAKGKMIDKMFTQKGYSLYSDRFILLTSKIIAWNLFKGVTNEQKAMRYLNKLIDTHAEAKRAYDIIASGQKYDDTMTKNFFAFALKEYSNYLNLGWNIKLDHSFLEFDKNYLDKIAQQLGDK; this comes from the coding sequence ATGAACAACTCAATTAATTTAAAAAATCCAGTGATTTCATCAATTTTTGACTATATGGTTGAAGTCGTTGGTGTATTTAACTACTCACAAAATCAAATGTTTATCGCTAAAAATAAGCCACATATTAAATTTATTTTAATTAATGCTCACAGAGATAAAGCTGTTCTACTTTCAAGTGACCAAGATGGTGAATTATCTGTTGGCGATGAATTACAATTGTTAGACACAAACATCAATGTCTTTACAAGTTCATCATACTTTGGCAAGGTGATTGATGTTGCTGGTAATATAGTACTTCCAGTTGCAAAAGAAAAGCCTAAATTCAGTCCTTTTGATAAATCAACTCCAATTTTTAGATTGGCACATGACTTAATGAGCGTCAAAACTCTTGACCAACAACTTTACACTGGTTTAAACGCAATCGATTTATTAATCCCGATTGGTAAAGGACAACGTGAATTAATCATCGGTGATCGTCAGACAGGAAAAACTCACATTGCATTAAACACAATTATCAATCAAGCGAACAAAAACGTAAAATGTATCTATGTTGCGATTGGCCAAAAACGTGAACAAATTGCGGCAATTTATTCAACATTAGAAAAATATAACGCACTACAAAATACCATTATTATTGATGCATTTGCCACTTCAACATATGACCAATATCTAGCTCCTTATGTTGGTATGGCACACGCTGAAAACCTTTCAGAAAACGAAGATGTTTTAATTGTTTTTGATGATTTAACAAAACACGCTAACGTCATTCGTGAAATGGCACTTCTTTCAGATGCGCCAGTTGGAAAAGAAGCGATGCCAGGAAACATTTTCTTCGCTCACTCACAACTTTTAGAAAGATCAGGAAGCTTTATCGGACGTAAAACCATTACAGCATTGCCAATTCTTCAAACAATTGACGGGGATATTACTTCATTAATAAGCTCAAATATTATCTCAATTACAGATGGGCAAATTGTAACAAGTGCTGACTTATTTAGCGCCGGTAAATTGCCTGCTATAAATATTGATTTATCAGTATCTCGTACTGGTTCAAGTGTGCAAAATCGTACAATTACAAAAGTTGCTGGTGAAATTGGAAAAATTTTCCGTAAATACAAACGTCACTTAAAATTGGCTAATTTAGACTACGAATTCAACGCCGAAACATCAGCATTGCTAGCTAAAGGAAAAATGATTGATAAAATGTTTACTCAAAAAGGGTACTCATTATATTCAGATCGCTTTATTTTGCTAACTTCAAAAATTATTGCTTGAAATCTATTTAAAGGCGTAACTAACGAACAAAAAGCTATGAGATACCTAAATAAATTAATTGACACTCATGCTGAAGCTAAAAGAGCTTATGACATTATCGCCAGTGGTCAAAAATATGATGACACAATGACAAAGAATTTCTTCGCTTTTGCGTTGAAAGAATACTCAAATTACTTAAATTTAGGATGAAACATTAAATTAGATCACTCGTTCCTAGAATTTGATAAAAATTATCTTGACAAAATTGCTCAACAGTTAGGAGATAAATAA
- a CDS encoding MSC_0620 family F1-like ATPase-associated subunit, whose product MSKKPKLLFSLGLISSTLLPLISTSTRLDGDAKPSTPVEPNDPSKPGDKPVQPTKTIDPKFDTFAQEHQKILESGLKSAITVAISFLKNEMAKLDADKKIDYGTKISKKVYLSKLINYFTKYQEQIIKEHDKYGFNITFPYALSALKKFQRGNIEFNNKKYSNVLYGTEKDNAKTRYDRIIKKELISNLNQEDNFISEKRFKDTIQNYYTSLAQEIGKIIYSEKHFLKVDDPDNGFHLKFPDKKGNNQEEGKIEISAPKVNGKATTWDDYIKSKILPRFLEFDLIKNQEYKDEEQKQKSPKKPPLIPPLVPGKPILAPPVKADVEALPSLEPQIRAEYVNKSISELNNLINSANQDKFFFFNNPVNTRYVYKVVSIEQSLAKVSIEDINQPSIKRIYTVNFDISKQRDAKKQLIRYNHVQGIREVVIQFYNAVGLDEKLLYQNLANDNLINTVFGMVDQFVKTIYSDNYVLHQEEDIRYWSDKLTTINDKKTANLAKNSAKNLFLTAVATSTFNTQPTWSALAQVFDSLINEYTQDVFRLNNKTIKSNIDVMNKQYASKLKVKPDYKVETIDEFVDQIQKDVYRLRALANYETLNMVSWFNKYTAKLEYIKNEFLALRDLSNNLAVNEQTYQKFHEAYLFAQKSIDKNKADVKHARFNIGITLLVVASIVHLLFIALMVINYKTFKQRKIRSLYILFLAISIIFFIAGINLMLL is encoded by the coding sequence ATGAGTAAAAAACCTAAATTATTGTTTTCACTTGGCCTAATTAGCTCAACATTGCTTCCTTTAATTTCAACATCCACTCGTTTAGATGGCGATGCTAAACCATCTACCCCGGTTGAACCTAATGATCCTTCTAAACCAGGAGATAAACCAGTTCAACCTACCAAAACTATTGATCCTAAATTCGATACTTTTGCACAAGAACATCAAAAAATTCTTGAAAGTGGTTTGAAAAGTGCAATTACAGTAGCAATTAGTTTTTTAAAAAATGAAATGGCGAAACTTGATGCTGATAAAAAAATTGACTACGGAACTAAAATCTCAAAAAAAGTTTATTTATCAAAACTTATTAACTACTTCACTAAATATCAAGAGCAAATAATTAAAGAGCATGATAAATACGGCTTCAACATTACATTCCCATATGCTCTTTCAGCATTGAAAAAATTCCAGCGCGGAAACATTGAGTTTAACAATAAAAAATACTCAAATGTACTGTACGGTACTGAAAAAGACAACGCTAAAACAAGATATGATCGAATTATTAAAAAAGAATTAATATCTAATCTTAATCAAGAAGACAACTTTATTAGCGAAAAACGTTTTAAAGATACAATCCAAAATTATTACACCAGCCTTGCACAAGAAATTGGCAAAATAATTTATTCTGAAAAACACTTTCTTAAAGTTGATGACCCTGATAATGGCTTCCACTTGAAATTTCCTGATAAAAAAGGAAACAATCAAGAAGAAGGTAAAATTGAAATATCAGCTCCAAAAGTTAATGGTAAGGCAACAACCTGAGACGATTACATTAAATCTAAAATACTACCTCGCTTTCTTGAATTTGACTTAATCAAAAATCAAGAGTACAAAGACGAAGAACAAAAACAAAAATCTCCTAAAAAACCACCATTAATTCCGCCATTAGTTCCTGGAAAGCCAATTTTAGCACCCCCAGTCAAAGCTGATGTCGAAGCATTACCTTCACTTGAACCTCAAATTCGTGCTGAATATGTAAATAAATCAATTAGTGAGCTAAATAACTTAATTAACAGTGCAAATCAAGATAAATTTTTCTTCTTTAACAACCCGGTAAATACTCGTTATGTGTATAAAGTTGTGTCAATTGAGCAATCATTAGCCAAGGTTTCAATTGAGGATATTAATCAACCAAGTATCAAGCGTATTTACACAGTTAATTTCGATATTTCTAAGCAAAGGGACGCTAAAAAGCAACTTATTCGCTATAACCATGTTCAAGGGATCAGAGAAGTTGTAATCCAATTTTATAATGCTGTTGGACTAGATGAAAAATTACTTTATCAAAATTTAGCAAATGACAATTTAATCAATACAGTATTTGGTATGGTTGATCAGTTTGTTAAAACAATTTACTCAGACAATTATGTCTTACATCAAGAAGAAGATATTAGATACTGAAGTGATAAATTAACAACAATTAATGATAAAAAGACTGCTAATTTAGCGAAAAACTCAGCGAAAAACTTATTTTTAACAGCAGTTGCCACCTCAACATTTAACACTCAACCAACCTGATCGGCACTAGCCCAAGTTTTTGATAGTTTAATCAATGAATATACACAAGATGTATTTAGATTGAATAACAAAACAATAAAAAGCAATATTGACGTAATGAATAAGCAATATGCATCTAAATTAAAAGTCAAACCTGATTATAAGGTAGAAACAATTGATGAATTTGTCGACCAAATTCAAAAAGATGTCTATAGATTACGTGCTTTAGCAAATTACGAAACCTTAAATATGGTATCTTGATTTAATAAATACACTGCTAAGCTTGAATACATTAAAAACGAATTCCTTGCATTACGTGATTTATCTAATAATTTAGCAGTTAATGAACAAACCTACCAAAAATTTCACGAAGCGTACTTATTTGCTCAAAAGTCAATTGATAAAAATAAAGCGGATGTTAAACATGCACGATTTAATATAGGTATTACTTTGTTAGTTGTAGCATCAATAGTTCATCTATTATTTATAGCTTTAATGGTAATAAACTACAAAACATTTAAACAAAGAAAAATAAGAAGCTTATACATTCTATTCTTAGCGATTTCAATCATCTTCTTCATTGCAGGGATAAATCTGATGTTGCTATAA
- a CDS encoding MSC_0621 family F1-like ATPase epsilon subunit, with amino-acid sequence MSKNIRIQINSLSSSPISFNKASLHFNLQNEIVFIPIERKSIASFEQTLIKVDDKQTQQSFYIFLNNSNIVINDEIATINTFSEAKLYIEDKLNFPKEIIKHELKQVTQEINFLTASLSIGLKVDEAIRLNYLKELQFELKMKLALNLIEYEGDYNE; translated from the coding sequence ATGTCTAAAAATATAAGAATTCAAATTAATTCATTGTCATCTTCGCCAATCTCTTTTAATAAAGCGTCGTTACACTTCAATCTTCAAAATGAAATTGTTTTTATCCCAATTGAACGAAAAAGTATTGCCAGCTTTGAACAAACTCTTATCAAAGTTGATGATAAACAAACGCAACAATCTTTTTATATATTTTTAAATAATTCAAACATCGTTATTAATGATGAAATTGCGACTATAAATACATTTTCTGAGGCCAAACTATATATAGAAGATAAACTAAACTTTCCAAAAGAAATCATTAAACACGAGTTAAAACAGGTTACACAGGAAATTAACTTTTTAACAGCATCATTAAGCATAGGGCTAAAAGTTGATGAAGCAATTCGCTTAAATTATCTAAAAGAATTGCAATTTGAACTAAAAATGAAGCTTGCATTAAATCTAATCGAGTATGAAGGAGACTATAATGAGTAA
- a CDS encoding MSC_0622 family F1-like ATPase gamma subunit — protein sequence MHFKKIEQKKDSLENIYTKANNQKNILLINIMKLNKKLQFYVNNALTSKSLILDLKTEYNIKNNFIHNRGLKDTKIGKKFAHLFSKPKQLWVYLTEEQKHSTDSYTRYEKMILEQITKARADFVVIGQRAIDFAKTHNLNVIKSFTEEQKTKELATELAFLIKLLYVDEVYDSVHFVISTNKSFRKGFTILPLEKFDVHKLTNLDKPINTTQIREFEIYPDLNRFIDSEINIFLSNAIHSLIIESYFYNAKNNLISTNQTIKQLDEDILKLRKKIIKHKRELEVEDIVMFFRKKDNKAGKDV from the coding sequence ATGCATTTTAAAAAAATTGAACAAAAAAAAGATAGTTTAGAAAACATATACACAAAAGCTAATAATCAAAAAAATATTTTGCTTATTAACATTATGAAACTGAACAAAAAACTTCAATTTTATGTCAATAATGCACTTACCAGTAAAAGTTTAATTTTAGACTTAAAAACAGAGTATAACATCAAAAACAACTTCATCCACAATCGTGGCTTAAAAGATACCAAAATTGGCAAAAAGTTCGCTCATCTATTCAGCAAACCAAAGCAATTATGAGTATATTTAACTGAGGAACAAAAACACTCAACCGACTCATATACACGTTATGAGAAAATGATTTTAGAGCAAATCACAAAAGCCAGAGCTGATTTTGTAGTTATTGGCCAACGGGCAATTGATTTTGCCAAAACACACAATTTAAATGTAATTAAATCATTTACGGAAGAACAAAAAACTAAGGAATTAGCCACCGAACTTGCTTTCTTAATCAAGCTTTTATATGTTGATGAAGTTTATGATTCAGTTCATTTTGTAATTTCAACTAATAAAAGTTTTCGCAAAGGTTTTACAATCCTACCATTGGAAAAATTTGACGTTCACAAATTAACAAATCTTGATAAACCAATAAATACTACGCAAATTCGTGAGTTTGAAATCTATCCAGACTTAAATCGTTTTATCGACAGTGAAATTAATATTTTTCTTTCAAACGCAATTCATTCATTAATAATTGAATCTTACTTTTATAATGCTAAAAATAACTTGATAAGCACAAACCAAACAATCAAGCAACTTGATGAAGATATCCTAAAATTAAGAAAAAAAATAATCAAACACAAACGCGAACTTGAAGTTGAAGATATTGTCATGTTTTTTAGAAAAAAAGATAATAAGGCAGGTAAAGATGTCTAA
- a CDS encoding MSC_0623 family F1-like ATPase-associated protein, producing the protein MNKSTRKEQRKIKELNRLNELVLFDLYSLYNEKVQHPRFINFTQLNASILLSMGLGFESPIYTSYTSAIKNAVEKRFNIVFKEFIIGFDIIPKFSETILVPIITQWESSATDSINVRDSEHAGLNEFLSQLNIKIAKLINDNYLLEVIPGSVMFKSQQTGKLKLLFGKDLLARIEN; encoded by the coding sequence ATGAACAAATCAACAAGAAAAGAACAACGAAAAATCAAAGAACTAAATCGCTTAAATGAATTAGTTTTATTTGACTTATATTCTCTATATAATGAAAAAGTTCAACACCCTCGCTTCATTAACTTTACTCAGTTAAATGCTTCAATTCTTTTATCAATGGGTTTAGGTTTTGAATCACCTATTTATACTTCATACACTTCAGCAATTAAAAACGCAGTTGAGAAACGTTTTAATATTGTTTTTAAAGAATTTATTATTGGTTTTGATATTATCCCTAAATTTAGCGAAACAATTCTAGTCCCTATAATTACTCAGTGAGAATCATCAGCGACAGATTCAATTAATGTCAGAGATTCAGAACATGCAGGATTAAATGAATTTTTATCTCAGCTAAACATTAAAATAGCTAAGTTAATTAATGATAATTATTTACTTGAAGTTATTCCTGGCTCAGTAATGTTTAAATCACAACAAACTGGTAAATTAAAACTATTATTTGGCAAAGACTTACTTGCTCGTATCGAAAATTAA
- a CDS encoding MSC_0624 family F1-like ATPase-associated membrane protein codes for MNDYVLDNKQIYDDYDSLVNKQKRNWTVRIYKILAASWFFIAATLLFIFAEKTLMSIDVFPDKSPLYFLNFSTTQFKELNFTTLLRLSLLMFLFVYPLSKIFTDLYLNKEKSHLYWPWFSVYSLTSISAFILFFTYTNINSAEIIKISFAFIPLFALDLSYALFSYLTKRKSDPLVFGNTKNLIITYIARALLLIIGITILFMWAKSSYSQNDGYVEMLHNNYFNDWFRNLFEIKKPTNLLLSIAIFVAVSLLLFFALWDKVILAISNKYDQGYFKNALLFNVIILASIVIWMFRLFGISANKISYLDPKLIYPINWAPVAFMIVPILTCTLYFILTFVRKINTKSLIVNTIILSLLCVINSGTFMFMMLNDVNTKVALVVMFMTVFCMSLMIGLYIYKNFSVSRLTLIFINLLVISSILMIAVLGANQVMLSHKNQSLNYINSALDLGQIFALSHFILALTFLSATIIRLWITLYRLAKNKTQREVK; via the coding sequence ATGAATGATTATGTGTTAGATAACAAACAAATATATGACGACTATGATTCATTAGTTAATAAACAAAAACGTAATTGAACGGTAAGAATTTATAAAATACTGGCTGCTTCTTGATTTTTTATAGCTGCAACGTTATTATTTATTTTTGCTGAAAAAACACTGATGTCTATTGATGTTTTCCCAGATAAAAGTCCTTTATACTTCTTGAATTTCTCAACTACACAATTTAAAGAGTTAAATTTTACAACCCTGTTAAGATTGTCATTATTAATGTTTTTGTTTGTGTATCCACTTTCAAAAATATTCACAGATCTTTACCTAAATAAAGAAAAATCGCATTTATACTGACCTTGGTTCTCTGTATATTCGCTAACTTCTATCTCTGCATTTATTTTGTTCTTTACATACACAAATATAAATTCAGCGGAAATAATCAAAATATCATTTGCTTTTATTCCGTTATTTGCACTTGATTTATCATACGCACTATTTTCATATTTAACTAAGCGTAAAAGTGATCCATTGGTATTTGGCAATACAAAAAATCTAATAATTACTTATATTGCACGAGCTTTATTACTAATTATTGGAATTACCATTTTATTTATGTGAGCTAAGAGTTCTTATTCACAAAATGATGGATATGTCGAAATGTTACATAATAATTACTTTAACGATTGATTTAGAAATCTATTTGAAATTAAAAAACCAACTAATTTATTGCTTTCTATTGCTATTTTCGTTGCTGTTAGCTTATTATTATTTTTCGCCTTATGGGACAAAGTTATTTTAGCTATTTCAAATAAGTATGACCAAGGTTACTTTAAAAACGCTTTACTTTTCAACGTAATCATTTTGGCATCAATTGTAATATGAATGTTTAGATTATTTGGCATTTCCGCTAATAAAATAAGTTATCTAGACCCGAAATTGATTTATCCAATTAACTGAGCGCCTGTAGCATTTATGATTGTACCAATACTAACTTGCACCCTATACTTCATCCTTACATTCGTTCGCAAAATAAATACAAAAAGCTTAATTGTTAACACTATCATATTAAGCTTGCTATGCGTTATTAATTCAGGAACATTTATGTTTATGATGCTTAATGATGTCAATACAAAAGTGGCATTAGTAGTAATGTTTATGACTGTATTTTGCATGAGTTTAATGATTGGTTTATACATTTATAAAAACTTCTCTGTATCACGTTTAACACTGATTTTCATCAATCTTTTAGTTATTTCATCGATATTGATGATCGCGGTTCTTGGTGCAAACCAAGTAATGTTAAGTCACAAAAATCAATCACTAAACTACATTAATTCAGCTCTGGATCTAGGACAAATTTTTGCACTATCTCACTTTATTCTAGCTCTTACTTTCTTATCAGCGACAATTATTCGTTTATGAATTACACTATATCGTTTAGCAAAAAATAAAACCCAAAGAGAGGTAAAATAA
- the mip gene encoding Ig-specific serine endopeptidase MIP: MKKKIILTLTTSVFGILPITLAASCQSENKKPEPNPSLAQPTPHKNKIDPSIEKKFKDANNVFELSFKNNKTKADYTAQGFAKAKNDIIIKLKPNIASEYDVQLSSVSSNNDNSSGVGALTLLFTNKKNKNIQHYFTYIIEGLKKSNINDDGTVPDRNQNKDANWYKNYLGASQEQRYKLDNDEYDKFLIQQYLAHGKTVATARPELEYTNEKAQKFNQKATKVNLPSYDSSIFKGFTVPKLKSDGTVEGLAIQPDRTLPSDFSQTDFLGKKNPYKSVGLARLLPNQKYIDIAKQTISVYFSYWDTFDKEINPRKQYIERLKGSDKDKALKEYQNELIEPLDKRIIDLKLEFDFEYKRNAEVNKPLIKKTYDEKIASVQQEINEIKAYSHQQAIERLEKEIKEFEAKISEKRSRRRAAGTMWILDYEIPKNGGYPTKWYFGTNSHVARIMATSKFTGMEMTFMDKPVGVLTKLKLTSLDPHFTTYGWGGDKIKEAVTRVFDATDYLTSSPKDYLIGEQKEKYKNVEEMADFAVIEVDFAKLAELSTSSNDLTFGATKEQKTIENVSKDAQDMAKAVTNDYYSLPAEKKIKFLSTSYLRDYDKIDYQLAVKNGKTPKKTDQLFALGYPRGDEDFFFRRDVDDEQNKIKKTSHSLWINSDYEFYDAKPQSEGGQPSISKEKLDKGDYLSYNLSFRTFTNKPGINDGFIANPIVAKDIYDTYDKDGETLKQYFNSGLQYMLRRFVPFGGASGSSVRNQNNELVGILHSVYPKAKTSVIAAFRSEGYNYQGAYGNYNLPQYDLIYGGGKDQKNSYRQALKAKYAEGIKTYLFENGIEDNNVPQQFKFQN, translated from the coding sequence ATGAAAAAGAAAATTATATTAACACTAACAACCAGTGTTTTTGGTATTTTACCAATTACACTTGCGGCTTCTTGCCAATCAGAAAATAAAAAACCTGAACCAAATCCCTCACTAGCTCAGCCTACACCACATAAAAATAAAATTGATCCATCGATAGAAAAAAAATTCAAAGATGCCAATAATGTTTTTGAATTAAGTTTCAAAAATAACAAAACAAAAGCTGATTACACCGCACAAGGATTTGCCAAGGCAAAAAACGATATCATAATTAAGTTAAAACCAAATATCGCAAGTGAATACGATGTTCAACTTTCGTCTGTATCATCAAATAATGATAATAGTTCAGGAGTTGGTGCCTTAACACTGCTATTTACCAATAAAAAAAATAAAAATATTCAACATTACTTCACATATATAATTGAAGGTCTAAAGAAATCGAACATAAACGATGATGGCACAGTCCCTGATAGAAATCAAAATAAGGATGCTAACTGATATAAAAATTATCTAGGAGCTTCACAGGAGCAAAGATACAAGTTAGACAATGATGAATATGATAAATTTCTAATTCAACAATATTTAGCACACGGAAAAACAGTTGCAACAGCTAGACCAGAGCTAGAATACACTAATGAAAAAGCACAAAAGTTCAATCAAAAAGCTACAAAAGTCAATCTTCCATCATACGATAGTTCAATATTCAAAGGTTTTACAGTACCAAAACTAAAAAGTGATGGCACAGTAGAAGGTCTAGCGATTCAACCGGATAGAACATTACCTTCTGATTTCAGCCAAACGGACTTTTTAGGAAAGAAAAACCCTTATAAATCTGTCGGCCTTGCTCGTTTATTACCAAATCAAAAATATATCGATATTGCCAAACAAACTATCTCAGTTTACTTTAGTTACTGAGATACATTCGATAAAGAAATTAATCCTAGAAAACAATACATTGAAAGATTAAAAGGTTCTGATAAGGATAAGGCTCTAAAAGAATACCAAAACGAGTTAATTGAGCCACTAGATAAAAGAATTATTGATTTAAAACTAGAATTCGACTTCGAATACAAAAGAAATGCTGAAGTTAATAAGCCATTAATTAAAAAAACATACGACGAAAAAATAGCTAGTGTTCAACAAGAAATTAATGAAATTAAGGCGTATTCACATCAACAAGCTATTGAAAGGCTTGAAAAAGAAATAAAAGAATTTGAAGCTAAAATTAGCGAAAAAAGAAGTCGTAGAAGAGCTGCCGGTACTATGTGAATTCTAGACTATGAAATTCCTAAAAATGGTGGCTATCCTACAAAATGATACTTTGGTACTAACTCACACGTTGCCAGAATAATGGCAACATCTAAATTTACAGGTATGGAAATGACGTTCATGGACAAACCTGTCGGCGTGTTAACTAAATTGAAACTAACCTCACTTGACCCGCACTTTACAACTTATGGTTGAGGTGGAGATAAAATCAAGGAAGCTGTTACTAGAGTGTTTGATGCAACTGATTATTTAACATCCTCTCCAAAAGATTATTTAATCGGAGAACAAAAAGAAAAATACAAAAATGTTGAGGAAATGGCTGATTTTGCTGTAATTGAGGTTGATTTTGCCAAGCTAGCTGAATTATCAACAAGCTCTAATGATTTAACTTTTGGCGCAACAAAAGAACAAAAAACAATTGAAAACGTATCGAAAGATGCGCAAGACATGGCTAAAGCAGTTACAAATGATTATTACTCACTTCCGGCTGAGAAAAAAATTAAATTTCTATCAACTTCATATTTACGCGACTATGACAAAATCGATTATCAATTAGCAGTTAAGAATGGTAAAACTCCTAAAAAAACTGATCAACTCTTCGCCCTTGGTTATCCTCGTGGCGATGAAGACTTCTTCTTCCGCCGCGATGTAGATGATGAGCAAAACAAAATTAAAAAGACATCTCATAGTTTGTGAATTAACTCAGATTACGAATTTTACGATGCTAAACCACAAAGTGAAGGTGGTCAACCGTCAATTTCTAAGGAAAAACTAGATAAAGGTGATTATTTATCTTACAATTTAAGTTTTCGTACATTTACAAATAAACCAGGAATTAATGATGGATTTATTGCTAACCCAATTGTCGCTAAAGATATTTATGACACTTATGACAAAGATGGCGAAACTTTAAAACAATATTTTAACAGTGGTTTACAGTACATGTTGAGACGTTTTGTACCTTTTGGTGGCGCTTCTGGTTCAAGTGTTAGAAATCAAAACAACGAATTGGTGGGAATCTTGCACTCAGTTTATCCAAAAGCTAAAACCAGTGTAATTGCCGCATTTAGATCAGAAGGTTACAACTATCAAGGTGCCTACGGAAATTACAATTTACCACAATATGACCTAATCTATGGTGGTGGAAAAGACCAAAAAAACTCATATCGTCAAGCACTAAAAGCAAAATATGCCGAGGGCATAAAAACATATTTATTCGAAAATGGAATCGAGGATAACAATGTGCCTCAACAATTTAAATTTCAAAATTAA